A genomic window from Candidatus Firestonebacteria bacterium RIFOXYD2_FULL_39_29 includes:
- a CDS encoding branched-chain-amino-acid transaminase has translation MGSIINLNGKFVRKEKAVISVFDHGLLYGDGVFEGIRSYNGRVFKLDEHIERLYTSAKAITMNIPISKEKMKAEIVATIKKNKLKDSYIRVVVTRGVGDLGLNPVKCPKAFYFVIAASITLYPEKFYREGLPVICVSTRRNISEALNPMIKSLNYLNNILAKIEANNAEVLEAIMLNREGYVAECTGDNIFIVKNGELITPPTYIGALEGITRDTVMQLAKDMGYKASEKPFTMVDMYVADECFLTGTAAEVIPVINVDTRNIGNGKPGPITKKLIEAYREMTRTQGTEVY, from the coding sequence ATGGGTTCTATCATTAATTTAAATGGAAAATTTGTTCGTAAGGAAAAAGCTGTTATCTCGGTTTTTGATCACGGTTTACTGTATGGTGACGGGGTTTTTGAAGGTATTCGTTCTTATAACGGAAGAGTTTTTAAACTGGATGAGCATATTGAACGTCTTTATACTTCGGCTAAAGCTATCACCATGAATATTCCTATCTCCAAAGAAAAGATGAAAGCGGAAATAGTGGCTACCATCAAAAAAAATAAACTCAAGGATTCTTATATTAGAGTTGTGGTAACACGGGGTGTCGGGGATCTGGGGTTAAATCCTGTAAAATGTCCGAAAGCATTTTATTTTGTAATTGCGGCAAGTATCACTCTTTATCCTGAAAAATTTTATAGAGAGGGCCTCCCTGTAATTTGTGTCTCAACGAGAAGAAATATTTCTGAAGCTCTTAATCCGATGATTAAGTCGCTGAATTATTTGAACAATATTCTTGCGAAAATAGAAGCCAACAATGCCGAAGTGCTGGAAGCAATCATGCTTAACCGCGAGGGTTATGTCGCGGAATGCACGGGTGATAATATCTTCATTGTTAAAAATGGTGAGCTTATTACTCCTCCTACTTATATCGGAGCTCTTGAAGGTATTACGAGAGATACGGTTATGCAACTGGCAAAAGATATGGGCTACAAAGCGTCGGAAAAACCTTTCACTATGGTGGATATGTATGTTGCTGATGAATGCTTTTTGACCGGTACAGCAGCAGAAGTTATTCCTGTCATTAATGTGGACACAAGAAATATCGGAAATGGAAAACCCGGCCCGATTACAAAAAAACTGATTGAAGCGTACAGGGAAATGACAAGAACACAGGGGACAGAGGTATATTAA
- a CDS encoding 3-phosphoshikimate 1-carboxyvinyltransferase, with amino-acid sequence MQKLIVHKAVNLSGLIRIPGDKSISHRSIMFGSLAKGKTVILNFLQSEDCLSTMDSFKKMGIKIVRKGDRVVVFGKGLFGLKAPKTILNANNSGTTTRLILGILAAQPFTSKITGDKSLCKRPMRRVTDPLREMGASITGKDGGNYTPLTVTGGKLKGINFKSKVASAQVKSAILLAGLYADGKTCVTEPEKSRDHTERMLRYFGVKLAVKGNTVCVKSGQELKGRKIEVPGDISSAAFFIVAGLITPNSKLVLKNVGINPTRTGIIDVLKKMGAKIRIVNKRNIRFEPAADLIVETSRLKGSVIGGKVIPRLIDEIPVLAVAAALAKGKTVFKDAAELRVKESDRIKTLCTELNKFGVKTKEFRDGFIVYGSSEPKGAKSISYGDHRIAMSMAVLALVSEGKSEIRDTACVKTSFPEFFRLFKKIQ; translated from the coding sequence TTGCAAAAATTAATCGTACATAAAGCTGTCAATCTGTCCGGACTTATCCGGATTCCCGGCGATAAATCCATTTCCCACCGGAGTATTATGTTTGGCTCTCTAGCTAAGGGTAAGACGGTTATCCTGAACTTTTTACAGTCAGAGGACTGTCTTTCCACTATGGATAGTTTTAAAAAGATGGGGATTAAGATAGTACGGAAAGGTGACAGGGTTGTTGTTTTTGGAAAAGGACTTTTTGGATTAAAAGCGCCAAAGACAATTTTAAATGCGAATAATTCCGGAACAACTACACGGCTGATTCTCGGGATTTTGGCGGCGCAGCCGTTTACCTCAAAAATTACCGGTGATAAATCGCTTTGCAAGCGGCCGATGAGAAGAGTTACAGACCCGCTTCGCGAGATGGGTGCCTCCATTACAGGAAAAGACGGCGGTAACTATACTCCGCTTACGGTTACCGGAGGAAAGCTTAAAGGGATTAACTTTAAATCAAAAGTTGCGAGCGCTCAGGTAAAATCGGCAATTCTTTTGGCCGGACTTTATGCGGACGGGAAGACGTGTGTGACTGAGCCTGAAAAATCACGCGACCATACGGAAAGAATGCTTAGATATTTCGGAGTTAAACTTGCAGTAAAAGGCAATACGGTCTGTGTAAAGAGCGGGCAGGAGCTAAAGGGCAGAAAAATTGAAGTTCCGGGTGATATCTCCTCGGCGGCTTTTTTTATTGTAGCCGGACTTATCACTCCTAACTCGAAACTGGTCCTCAAAAATGTCGGGATTAATCCGACTAGGACAGGTATAATAGATGTACTTAAGAAGATGGGCGCAAAAATAAGGATAGTAAATAAAAGAAATATAAGGTTTGAACCGGCGGCGGATTTGATTGTAGAAACAAGCCGTTTGAAAGGTTCTGTAATAGGAGGTAAGGTAATTCCCAGGCTTATTGATGAAATACCGGTTCTTGCCGTTGCCGCAGCTCTGGCAAAAGGAAAGACGGTTTTTAAAGATGCGGCAGAATTAAGAGTAAAAGAAAGCGACAGAATAAAGACCCTCTGTACAGAGTTAAATAAATTTGGAGTAAAGACAAAAGAGTTTAGAGACGGTTTTATTGTTTACGGCAGTTCGGAACCCAAGGGAGCAAAGAGCATTTCCTATGGTGATCACAGGATTGCAATGTCCATGGCGGTACTTGCTCTTGTTTCCGAAGGAAAGTCGGAAATAAGAGATACGGCCTGTGTGAAGACTTCTTTTCCTGAATTCTTTAGGTTGTTTAAAAAAATTCAATAA
- a CDS encoding UDP-N-acetyl-D-glucosamine dehydrogenase: MLKLTHMKTSETLIAKLKSKKARIAVIGLGYVGLPLAVEKAKMGFSVAGLDVNKVRVDMVNKGECYIPDVVDGALGELVKAGKLRATMDFSVLNNVDAICICVPTPLDENKDPDISYIKSTTKQVAKYLHKGQLVSLESTTYPGTTEEIMLPELEKTGLKVGKDFFLVFSPERVDPGNRQFNLKNTPKVIGGVTKTCSEVAKHLYGQIIDNIMIVSSPKVAEMEKLLENIYRSVNIALVNELAMLSKKMGIDMWEVVDAAATKPYGFMAFYPGPGIGGHCIPLDPIYLSWKAKKYDFRTEFIELAAKINENMPEYVIRLTVDALNKQGKSIKAAKVVLLGMAYKKDINDWRESPSFKLFEILKSFKAKVVYHDPFIPAVKIAGKMEKSVKLTDALIKSADCLLIATNHTCFDYKKMIKTAKLIVDTRGATRKFGKFKNVEVL; this comes from the coding sequence ATGCTAAAATTAACCCATATGAAAACCTCAGAAACGCTTATTGCTAAACTAAAATCTAAAAAGGCGCGCATTGCGGTTATCGGGCTTGGCTATGTCGGTTTGCCTCTTGCGGTGGAAAAAGCCAAGATGGGATTTTCTGTCGCGGGATTGGATGTAAATAAGGTCCGGGTTGATATGGTGAACAAAGGGGAGTGTTATATCCCTGATGTCGTGGACGGGGCATTAGGCGAACTTGTAAAAGCCGGGAAGCTTCGCGCTACGATGGACTTTTCCGTGCTCAATAATGTCGATGCCATTTGTATTTGTGTCCCTACCCCGCTTGATGAGAATAAAGATCCGGATATTTCTTACATAAAATCTACTACAAAACAAGTTGCAAAATATCTTCATAAGGGACAGCTGGTCAGTCTGGAAAGTACCACCTACCCGGGAACTACCGAAGAGATAATGCTTCCTGAACTTGAAAAGACGGGGCTAAAGGTCGGAAAGGATTTCTTTCTTGTCTTCTCACCGGAGAGAGTTGACCCGGGCAACAGGCAGTTTAATCTGAAAAACACTCCCAAGGTTATCGGTGGAGTTACAAAAACCTGCAGTGAAGTCGCAAAACACCTTTACGGACAGATAATTGACAATATTATGATAGTCTCTTCTCCCAAGGTTGCCGAGATGGAAAAACTTCTTGAAAATATCTATCGCTCCGTGAATATTGCTCTGGTAAATGAACTTGCGATGCTTAGCAAAAAGATGGGCATTGATATGTGGGAGGTCGTGGATGCGGCGGCGACGAAACCTTACGGTTTTATGGCTTTTTATCCCGGACCCGGAATTGGCGGACACTGTATTCCTCTGGATCCAATATATCTCTCCTGGAAAGCGAAAAAATATGATTTCCGTACGGAATTTATTGAACTTGCCGCAAAGATAAACGAAAACATGCCTGAATATGTCATTCGCCTGACAGTGGATGCCTTGAACAAGCAGGGCAAGAGTATAAAGGCTGCTAAAGTGGTGCTTCTTGGTATGGCTTACAAAAAAGATATCAATGACTGGCGTGAATCCCCGTCGTTTAAGTTGTTTGAAATACTGAAAAGTTTTAAAGCAAAGGTCGTTTATCATGATCCTTTTATTCCTGCCGTGAAAATCGCAGGGAAAATGGAGAAATCTGTTAAACTTACAGATGCTCTTATTAAATCTGCGGATTGTTTGCTCATTGCCACCAATCATACATGCTTTGACTATAAAAAAATGATAAAAACTGCCAAGCTTATCGTAGACACCAGAGGCGCTACCAGGAAGTTCGGCAAATTCAAAAATGTGGAAGTTCTATGA
- a CDS encoding lysine--tRNA ligase, giving the protein MENEIFQERAEKVKKLREAGVNPYPYKFDPTGKSKELTEKYKDLEIGKHLEEDIYAVAGRIMSLREHGKSAFSHIKDGAGLIQIYFKMDLLGEKQWEIFKKLDIGDFIGAKGDIFKTRTGEVTIRVRELTLLSKSMLPLPEKWHGLKDVEIRYRQRYLDMIANPEVKDTFYTRSCIIKLIRKFLEEKSFLEVETPMMHSIPGGAAAKPFKTFHNALGIELFMRIAPELYLKRLLVGGFERVFEINRNFRNEGISIKHNPEFTMLELYQAYADYNDMMDLTEEIFEYVAKNIFGTTKIVYQEKEIDFARPWKRISMSDSVKEVTGIDVLNLSFDEIKAACAGKNIETAPVVSKGQLINELFEKIVEPTLIQPTIIKDYPIEISPLAKKKRDDDMLVERFEVFIFGRETANAFSELNDPLDQKERFLKQIDHEKEAELKKVDYDYITALEHGMPPAGGLGIGIDRMVMFFTNSPSIRDVILFPQMRPKDEEGV; this is encoded by the coding sequence ATGGAAAACGAGATATTTCAGGAAAGGGCAGAAAAGGTTAAAAAGCTCAGGGAAGCAGGGGTAAATCCTTATCCTTATAAGTTTGATCCTACCGGGAAGAGTAAAGAACTTACTGAAAAGTACAAAGATCTGGAGATCGGGAAGCACCTGGAAGAGGATATTTACGCGGTTGCCGGAAGGATTATGAGCCTTCGCGAGCATGGTAAATCGGCTTTTTCTCATATAAAAGACGGCGCAGGTTTGATACAGATATATTTCAAAATGGACCTCTTGGGTGAAAAGCAGTGGGAAATATTTAAAAAACTGGATATTGGTGATTTTATCGGAGCTAAGGGCGATATTTTTAAGACCAGGACAGGAGAAGTTACTATCAGGGTCCGTGAGCTTACGCTTCTTTCAAAATCAATGCTTCCGCTTCCGGAAAAGTGGCATGGACTTAAGGATGTTGAGATTCGTTACCGTCAGAGATACCTGGATATGATAGCAAATCCCGAAGTTAAAGACACGTTCTATACCAGAAGCTGTATTATTAAACTTATCAGGAAATTCCTTGAAGAAAAAAGTTTCCTTGAAGTGGAAACTCCGATGATGCACTCTATTCCAGGGGGAGCTGCGGCAAAACCGTTTAAGACCTTTCATAATGCTCTGGGTATCGAACTTTTCATGCGGATTGCTCCGGAATTATATTTAAAACGTCTTCTGGTCGGCGGGTTTGAGAGGGTATTTGAGATCAACAGGAACTTCAGGAATGAAGGTATCTCCATTAAACATAATCCTGAATTTACGATGCTTGAACTTTACCAGGCGTATGCGGATTATAATGATATGATGGACCTTACGGAAGAGATTTTTGAATATGTGGCAAAGAATATCTTCGGGACAACTAAGATAGTTTACCAGGAAAAAGAAATAGACTTTGCGCGGCCGTGGAAGAGGATTTCCATGTCTGATTCCGTTAAGGAAGTGACGGGCATAGATGTTTTAAATCTTAGCTTTGATGAAATTAAAGCGGCTTGTGCCGGAAAAAATATTGAAACGGCACCTGTTGTGTCTAAAGGACAGTTGATAAATGAACTTTTTGAGAAGATAGTGGAGCCGACTCTCATTCAGCCGACTATTATTAAGGATTATCCGATAGAGATCTCTCCTCTGGCCAAAAAGAAAAGGGATGATGATATGCTGGTTGAGAGATTTGAAGTTTTTATATTCGGCAGGGAAACTGCAAATGCATTTTCTGAGTTAAACGACCCGCTTGACCAGAAAGAAAGATTTTTAAAACAGATAGACCATGAAAAAGAAGCGGAGCTTAAAAAAGTTGACTACGACTATATTACCGCGCTTGAACATGGAATGCCTCCGGCGGGAGGACTTGGTATCGGTATTGACCGTATGGTGATGTTTTTTACTAACTCCCCTTCTATTCGCGATGTAATTCTCTTTCCACAAATGAGGCCTAAAGATGAAGAGGGCGTATGA
- a CDS encoding lipoprotein ABC transporter ATP-binding protein, with amino-acid sequence MSEKVLIAKDVHKAFTLGDTSVEVLKGINLEVEKGELVTLLGPSGAGKSTLLNVLGGISNPTFGNVYLNGSDLYKMNDTVLSAVRNQRIGFVFQFYNLLPDFTALENVLMPAMILGLDAEERAKELLNELGLGSRMTHRPGELSGGEQQRVGMARALINNPDILLADEPTGNLDTENANLLIDLFIRINVTKNQTIVLVTHNMEFAKLSKRIIEMKDGKVV; translated from the coding sequence ATGAGTGAAAAAGTACTGATTGCCAAAGATGTTCATAAAGCTTTTACACTGGGTGATACGAGTGTAGAAGTTCTTAAAGGTATTAATCTGGAAGTGGAAAAGGGTGAGCTTGTTACTCTTCTGGGCCCTTCCGGTGCCGGAAAATCCACGTTATTAAATGTACTTGGCGGTATTTCAAATCCGACTTTTGGAAATGTCTACCTTAATGGCAGTGATCTTTACAAAATGAACGATACCGTGCTTTCTGCGGTGAGGAATCAGAGGATAGGTTTTGTTTTCCAGTTCTATAACTTATTACCTGATTTTACTGCGCTTGAAAATGTGCTGATGCCGGCAATGATTTTAGGCCTGGATGCCGAGGAAAGGGCTAAAGAACTCTTAAACGAACTGGGGCTTGGAAGCCGTATGACCCACCGGCCCGGGGAACTTTCAGGGGGAGAACAACAGAGAGTCGGAATGGCCCGCGCATTGATTAACAATCCGGATATCCTGCTTGCGGATGAACCGACGGGAAATCTTGATACTGAAAATGCCAATCTGCTAATAGACCTGTTTATAAGAATAAACGTAACTAAAAACCAGACTATTGTCTTAGTTACCCATAATATGGAATTTGCCAAACTCTCCAAAAGAATAATTGAAATGAAAGACGGGAAAGTTGTATAA
- a CDS encoding UDP-N-acetylglucosamine 2-epimerase, giving the protein MRPLFVFGTRPEALKLVLLIKQFKNPVICVTGQHNQMLYQALKLFNVKPHYDLKVMKKNQTLFSITANILLKIEKVLEKEKPDVVIVQGDTTSAFAGALAAFYKKIPVAHVEAGLRTYDKYAPFPEEINRKLVTPIADVFFAPTKEAAVNLIKEAIPENKIFVTGNTSIDSLIFMVKKLKKEEKARQQYFKKEFGITFNTKMILVTGHRRENFGQGFKNICHALKDIAKNNDALIIYPVHLNPNVQKPVTEILSNVSNIKLIPPMDYENFVYLMSKSHFIITDSGGVQEEAPSLKKPVLVMREVTERQEGVAAKNAILVGTDRKRIVKLATELLKTGTLSRRMTAKKNPYGDGQASVRIRNILNRKFS; this is encoded by the coding sequence ATGCGACCTTTATTTGTTTTCGGTACCCGTCCTGAGGCTTTAAAGCTGGTGCTTCTTATAAAACAGTTTAAAAATCCTGTGATCTGCGTTACCGGTCAGCATAATCAGATGCTTTATCAGGCTTTGAAGCTTTTTAATGTAAAACCGCATTATGACCTTAAGGTGATGAAGAAGAATCAGACGCTCTTTTCGATAACCGCGAATATACTGCTCAAGATTGAAAAAGTATTAGAAAAAGAAAAACCCGATGTGGTTATCGTTCAGGGGGATACTACCTCGGCATTTGCAGGCGCTTTGGCCGCTTTTTACAAGAAAATTCCCGTTGCCCATGTAGAAGCAGGGCTTCGTACGTATGATAAATATGCTCCCTTTCCGGAAGAAATAAACAGGAAGCTCGTTACCCCGATTGCCGACGTATTTTTCGCTCCGACAAAAGAAGCCGCTGTAAATCTTATAAAAGAAGCCATTCCTGAGAATAAAATATTTGTAACAGGGAACACTTCCATTGACTCTCTGATTTTTATGGTGAAAAAATTAAAAAAAGAAGAGAAAGCACGCCAGCAGTATTTTAAAAAAGAGTTTGGTATAACATTTAACACAAAAATGATACTCGTCACCGGTCACAGAAGGGAAAACTTTGGACAGGGCTTCAAGAACATCTGCCATGCTTTGAAAGATATCGCTAAAAACAACGACGCACTGATAATCTACCCCGTACATCTTAACCCGAACGTTCAAAAGCCCGTGACGGAAATACTTTCTAACGTCTCAAACATAAAACTCATCCCACCCATGGATTACGAAAACTTCGTCTACCTGATGTCCAAATCCCATTTCATAATCACCGACTCCGGCGGAGTCCAAGAAGAAGCCCCTTCCCTGAAAAAACCTGTTCTCGTAATGCGTGAGGTAACCGAACGCCAGGAAGGCGTTGCCGCAAAAAATGCAATTTTGGTCGGCACCGACAGAAAACGAATAGTAAAGCTTGCAACAGAGCTTTTAAAAACCGGCACCCTGTCCCGCCGCATGACCGCCAAGAAAAACCCCTACGGCGATGGTCAAGCATCGGTGAGAATCAGGAATATTTTGAATAGGAAGTTTAGCTGA
- a CDS encoding thiamine-phosphate diphosphorylase has product MFSFCFVTDRKQLSKISLLSGVVKAAAAGGADAVMLREKDLENTSELLVLAKKIKKAAGKMAFIVNGRCDIALASGADGVHLTSSSIPVRDARRIIGKTKLLGKSCHSLKDAEKACKEGADYVFIGPIYFTTSKAKYGKPLGLNIISNIKKRINIPVIGIGGIKKDNAEDVMKAGADGIAVISGIIKAKKPEIEAAMFRGVIDGSGK; this is encoded by the coding sequence ATGTTTTCCTTCTGTTTTGTTACCGACAGAAAACAGCTCAGTAAAATCTCTCTTCTTTCCGGTGTTGTGAAAGCTGCTGCGGCGGGAGGTGCAGATGCGGTAATGCTTCGTGAAAAAGACCTTGAAAATACATCGGAACTCCTTGTTCTAGCGAAAAAAATAAAAAAGGCGGCGGGTAAAATGGCGTTTATTGTGAACGGCAGATGTGATATTGCTCTGGCTTCCGGTGCTGACGGGGTGCATCTTACATCTTCTTCAATACCGGTAAGGGATGCCAGGAGAATAATTGGTAAGACCAAACTGCTTGGAAAGTCCTGCCACAGTCTAAAGGATGCAGAAAAAGCCTGTAAAGAAGGCGCTGATTATGTTTTTATCGGGCCGATATATTTTACAACCTCAAAAGCAAAGTATGGAAAACCTCTTGGCTTGAATATAATAAGTAATATAAAAAAAAGAATAAATATCCCGGTTATAGGAATAGGCGGGATTAAAAAAGATAATGCGGAAGATGTTATGAAAGCAGGAGCTGACGGTATAGCCGTAATTTCCGGAATAATAAAAGCAAAAAAACCGGAGATTGAAGCAGCAATGTTTCGTGGAGTGATTGATGGGTCTGGAAAATAA